TGAGCTAAATAGCAGTGATGTATCTAACTATTATTATGGTGTAGCACCCGGTGAATCTAGCACCTATGCGCCTTACGAACTTGGTTCTACAGTAAACTACAATGCGGGTTTATTTTTAATGTATTACATTAATAAAAACTGGAACGTAAACGCTATGGTTAACTATCAACAGCTCGACTCTGACATTGAAGACTCACCTATTATTGATACCGATAACACCACTACCGTTATGATGTCGGTTAACTATCGTTTTTAATATTATTAGCGTGTGACAAATTATCACACGCTAATAATTACTTTAACAGCAAGGGCAATAAATATAATTCCCAATATTTTATCAAGCCATGGGTTTTGCTTGGTAAAACCAAAGCGGTTTTTTGAAACCTCTGTCAGTAACGCCACCAGTAAATACCAGCCGGTATCAATTACAAATACCGTTAAGCACATAATAATACCAATGCTTAAAGTAAGGTTTTGAGGGTCAATAAACTGTGAGAACAAGGCTAAAAAGAAAATAGCGAGTTTTGGGTTTAAAAATGCAATGGCAAAGCCATCTTGTAATGCTTTAGCTGCACTTGCCTCACTTTTTTGTACTTCAAGTTCGTTGTTACTTGGTTTTGCTAGCAATATTTTTATGCCTAAATACGCCAAATAGGCCGCTCCTAAGTAAACGAGTATTTGATAAACAGTTGGAAACTGCGTCATTAAAGCGCCTAACCCTAATAACGATGCTCCGGCATACAAGCCAACACCGGTACCATGGCTGAGCGCGGCAAGCATACCATTTTTCATATTGCCGTTAAGTGAATGCTTTAAAACCACCGCCAAACTTGGCCCTGGCGACATTGCGCCCATCATGCAAATAGCCGCTAGGCTTAACCATACTGAAAATGTCATTTAAAGCTCGTCAGTTTCAATAAGTAACGTATAACCGTGCACTTGCCCATAAAAGCCTGTCAATGGCACTGCGTTTATTACTTTCCAGCCATCTTGGTTTAATTCCTGTATGCGATCATTTAGTGCAGCTATATCTACGCCACCCAAAAAACGGGTCTTTCTAAATTCGATTACTTTTTGCATTTTAATCCTTGTGTATTTTATACCAATTCGCTTATTTAAGTGATCTTTTTTGAGGACGGAAAAACGTGTTGATAGCTAGGCGAAAAATTCGCTATTTAGTTGTTCTAAATGAGAATTTTTTAACGCAGGTAGCGACACGTTTAAGCCCGCAAAATGATTAAGTAATATTGCGGATTGGTATTATAAGGTGTATTCAAAATCGTAGTAGTGAATCCCTTGCTCAATACGTATTTTCATACTGCCCGTTAACCCTTCTAGCTCATGAGTGCCTGAATCGGGAATGACATTTAAAATTAGGCTATCTTGGCCTTTATCCATAGTACCAAAATGCTGTAATACAAAGCTGCCTTTTTTACCTTCAAGCTCGCCAGTTACTTGCTCTATAGCAACATAACCGGCACTGCCTTGTGTAGGAGTCATGGCGCTTAGCATTTCGCCTTGGCTGGTGGCATTTAAGCTACCTTTAAAAGTTTTATCTATCGACATACGCCCTAAATTAACGCCATTTTGGCCACTTGCGTAGCCTTCTATAGGGGCTAGATTTACATTAAACTCTCCACTTACGGTTGCAGTAGTCATAACGATTCCTTATTGATGCTAATGTTTAAAAGTATTGATTTTTATTATCTTAGTGCCATATCTATACCTTAACCTTTAAAAAGAATCCACTATGTCAAAAACAACACCTAAGCCCGAAAAAGCCGCCTTTAGTAGTTTATTACCTATTTTTGCGTTTATTAAACCGTATAAATGGATGGTAGTAGCGGCGCTTGCTGCCCTTTTAGTCACAGCAGGTGTTAACTTATCATTAGGGCAAGGCGTTAAATTTGTCATAGATCATGGTTTTATTGCAGGCTCTCAAGCCCAGTTACAACAGGCTGTATTGGTGCTTATTGGTTTAATTAGTTTATTGGCCGTGGGCACGTTTAGCCGCTTTTATTTAATGTCGTGGATTGGCGAACGCGTTAGTAACGATATTCGTAAAGCCGTGTTTAATCGCATTGTTACCTTGCACCCAAGCTACTTTGAAGAAAACCGCAGTGGCGAGCTTATGTCGCGTTTAACAACCGACACCACCTTATTGCAATCGATTATTGGCTCATCGTTTTCAATGGCGCTGCGTAGCGCATTAATGTTGGTCGGCGGCTTAGTAATGCTGTTAGTGACTAACTTAAAGCTTACGCTCGTAGTGGTTGCTTGTGTGCCACTAGTATTAGTGCCGATGATGGTATTTGGCAAAAAGGTGCGAAAACTTGCAAGTTCTAGCCAAGATGCAATAGCCGATATAAGCACCTATGCCGGCGAGATCATACAAAATATTAAGGTAGTACAAAGCTATAGCCACGAACAGCGTGAGCAACACGCCTTTGCTCAAGAAACAGAAAAAGCCTTTAACGTTGCCAAAAGCCGTATTAAGCAGCGCTCTTTTTTAATTGCCGCGGTAATATTTTTAACCTTTAGTGCGATTAGCGTTATGCTCTGGGTAGGCGGTAGTGACGTATTAGCAGGTACAATGACTGGCGGTGAGCTAGGAGCATTTGTGTTTTACGCCATTATGGTGGCCATGTCGGTGGCAACCGTTGCAGAGGTTTACGGCGAGCTACAACGAGCTGCTGGGGCGGCAGCGCGCTTACTAGAGCTACTTGCAGTTAAAAGTGAAATAGAAAACCCTGTCACTCCACAAGACGAAAAGCTATTAATAAAGACTGACAGCCCCGCCATTTCACTTGAAAATATTAGCTTCAACTACCCATCTCGCCCCGACGTAAGCGCGCTTAACAAAATAAGCTTAACTATAGAGCAAGGCAAAACCGTTGCCATTGTAGGCCCCTCTGGCGCAGGTAAAACTACGTTATTTGAATTACTACAGCGCTTTTACGACCCAGCTCATGGCGCGATTAAATTTCATGACGTAAATATTAAAGACATATCGCTTACCACCCTGAGGAACAAAATGGGCACGGTGGCACAAAACCCTATTTTATTTAGCTCAGATGTAATGCATAACATTCGTTACGGCAACCCAAACGCCACTGACGAGCAAGTTTATGCCGCGGCAAAACATGCCCATGCTGATGAATTTATTAAACAATTACCACAAGGCTATAACAGCTTTTTAGGTGAGCAAGGCGTAAGGCTTTCGGGTGGGCAAAAGCAGCGTATTGTATTGGCACGCGCTATTTTAAAAGACCCAGAAATACTGCTTTTAGATGAAGCAACCAGTGCACTCGATGCGCAAAGTGAGCACCACGTACAAGCCGCGCTTGAGCATTTAATGCAAAATAGAACAACGTTAATTATTGCCCATAGACTGGCCACGGTTAAACATGCTGATGTGATCGTAGTAATGGAAAATGGAGAAATAAAAGCAACGGGCACCCACCAAGAATTAGTGGAAAGTAACCCGCTGTATCAAAAGCTGTGTGAATTACAGTTTAATAAGGATTAACTTTCTGTGTTTGGCACTATTTGAATTTCTACACGGCGGTTTTGAGCACGGCCGTTGGCGCTATCGTTAGTGGCTATTGGGCGGGTTTCGCCGAAGCCTGTAGTGCTAATACGTGCAGCCATAATTTGCTGGTTCACTAAGTAATTTTTAACGCTTTGCGCACGCTCACGCGATAGGTTCATATTGTAGCTGTCTTTACCTGTGCTATCTGTGTGGCCTTCCACGCTTAGGTAGGTTTTTTCGTACTTGTTCATTACTTTAGCAATAGCGTTTAGGGTATCGTTAAAACCTGATGAAATATAAGATTGGTCTGTCGCAAAGGTAATGTTAGATGGCATAACTAAACGTAAGTTATCGCCTTCACGTACAACTTCAACCCCAGAGCCTGCTAGTTCATCACGAAACGCTTCTTCTTGCTTATCCATGTAATCACCTACAGCTGCACCGGCTAGTGCGCCAATAGCAGCACCAATAAATATACGCTTGTCTTTATGATTACCCGTTGCTTTACCTAATACGCCACCCGCGGCTGCACCAATTGCGGCACCTTTGCCTGTATTGTTCATTTCGCAACCACTTAGCAATACAGCTACTACGGTTACGCTTAAAAGTGATTTAGTTAAAGTCATGTGATGTCCTATTCATTAAGA
The genomic region above belongs to Pseudoalteromonas sp. MM1 and contains:
- a CDS encoding DUF3224 domain-containing protein gives rise to the protein MTTATVSGEFNVNLAPIEGYASGQNGVNLGRMSIDKTFKGSLNATSQGEMLSAMTPTQGSAGYVAIEQVTGELEGKKGSFVLQHFGTMDKGQDSLILNVIPDSGTHELEGLTGSMKIRIEQGIHYYDFEYTL
- a CDS encoding LysE family translocator translates to MTFSVWLSLAAICMMGAMSPGPSLAVVLKHSLNGNMKNGMLAALSHGTGVGLYAGASLLGLGALMTQFPTVYQILVYLGAAYLAYLGIKILLAKPSNNELEVQKSEASAAKALQDGFAIAFLNPKLAIFFLALFSQFIDPQNLTLSIGIIMCLTVFVIDTGWYLLVALLTEVSKNRFGFTKQNPWLDKILGIIFIALAVKVIISV
- a CDS encoding OmpA family protein, with product MTLTKSLLSVTVVAVLLSGCEMNNTGKGAAIGAAAGGVLGKATGNHKDKRIFIGAAIGALAGAAVGDYMDKQEEAFRDELAGSGVEVVREGDNLRLVMPSNITFATDQSYISSGFNDTLNAIAKVMNKYEKTYLSVEGHTDSTGKDSYNMNLSRERAQSVKNYLVNQQIMAARISTTGFGETRPIATNDSANGRAQNRRVEIQIVPNTES
- a CDS encoding ABC transporter transmembrane domain-containing protein, with translation MSKTTPKPEKAAFSSLLPIFAFIKPYKWMVVAALAALLVTAGVNLSLGQGVKFVIDHGFIAGSQAQLQQAVLVLIGLISLLAVGTFSRFYLMSWIGERVSNDIRKAVFNRIVTLHPSYFEENRSGELMSRLTTDTTLLQSIIGSSFSMALRSALMLVGGLVMLLVTNLKLTLVVVACVPLVLVPMMVFGKKVRKLASSSQDAIADISTYAGEIIQNIKVVQSYSHEQREQHAFAQETEKAFNVAKSRIKQRSFLIAAVIFLTFSAISVMLWVGGSDVLAGTMTGGELGAFVFYAIMVAMSVATVAEVYGELQRAAGAAARLLELLAVKSEIENPVTPQDEKLLIKTDSPAISLENISFNYPSRPDVSALNKISLTIEQGKTVAIVGPSGAGKTTLFELLQRFYDPAHGAIKFHDVNIKDISLTTLRNKMGTVAQNPILFSSDVMHNIRYGNPNATDEQVYAAAKHAHADEFIKQLPQGYNSFLGEQGVRLSGGQKQRIVLARAILKDPEILLLDEATSALDAQSEHHVQAALEHLMQNRTTLIIAHRLATVKHADVIVVMENGEIKATGTHQELVESNPLYQKLCELQFNKD